The nucleotide window CGTCCTGTGGAACACCCTGCGCGACATGGTCCGCGACGGCGACCTCGCCCCCGCCACCTACCTGGAGACCGCCCGGGCCCACCTCCCCGAGGAGACCGACCTCGCCGTCGTCCAGGGCGTCCTCACCTTCGCCGCCACCCAGGTCGCCGACCGGTACCTGCCCGCGCACGAGCGGCCCACCGCCCTCGCCACCCTCACCTCCCTGTGCCGCGACCTGATCCGCCGCACCGAGGACGGCGACAACCCCGGGCTGCGCCTCGTCGCCGTACGCCACCTCATCGACGTCGCCGCCCGGCCCGACATCATCAGCGCCTGGATCTCCGAGGGCACCGTCCCCGGCGGACCCGAACTCGACCCCGAACTGCGCTGGCGTATCCTCGGCCGGCTCGCCGTCCTCGGCGCCGTCGACGACGCCGTCATCGAGGCCGAACTCGTCCAGGACCCCAGCGCCACCGGCCAGGAGGGCGCCGCCCGCTGCCGCGCCGCGCTGCCCGACCCGGCCGCCAAGCAGGCCGCCTGGGAGGCGATGTTCACCGGCGACGACCTGTCCAACTACCTCTTCACGGCCACCGCCCGCGGCTTCTGGCAGCCCGAACAGGCCGATCTGGTACGCGACTACGTGCCGCGCTACTTCGAGGACGCCGTCGCCCTCGCCGCCCGCCGGGGCCCCGCCATCGCCGAGGCCGCCGGCCGCTGGGCGTTCCCCTCGTACGCCATCACCCAGGAGACCCTGTCCCTGGGCGAACGCTGCCTCGCCGACCGCGACCCGACCCCCGCCCTCCGCCGCAAACTGACCGACCAACTCGACGACCTGGCCCGCGCCCTGCGGGTCCGCACGCGCTAGTCGGACAACGCCCCGAGCCCCGCCCCCACCACGGGGAGCGGGGCTTTGGCGTGCGCGGGCACGGGCGCATCCCTGCCTTCAGGGGCGCGGGGAACCGCGCGATCGACCCCCACCGGCCCGCACCCGGCGTCCGACCCGCAACGCCTTTGCCAAACACCACGTACCTCTTTCGGGTGCAGATCGGTGAACCCCCCGGCGCGGCGCGCGAAACGCGACAACCTGAAACCACGCCTACGCCCAGGCGTCATGCCCACGCCCCATGCCCGTGCCCCACACCCCGCAGCGCAGCGCCCCGCCGGAGAACAGAATGAGCCCGCTCGCCTCAGGCCCCCACGGCCAGGACACCCTGCGACCGCTGCTCGACACCGTGCTCGACGCGCTCGGCGCAGGCGCGGCCGCCCGGGGCGGCCCCCTCCCCGCCGGCGGCCCCGCGGAAGTCGCCGCCCGCCTCCGCGAAGCCCTCGGCGACCCCCTCCCGGACGACGGCGACGAACACGCCCTGCACACCCTCGTGCACGCCCTCGCCGCGGGCGCCGCGGACCCCGCCCACCCCCTGTGCACGGCCCACCTCCACTGCCCGCCCCTGGCCGTCGCCGCCGCGGCGGACCTCGCCGCCTCCGTCCTCAACCCGTCCCTCGACTCCTGGGACCAGGCCCCCGCCGCATCCGAACTGGAAGCCCTCGTCACCCGGGCCCTCGCCCACGAGGTCTATCCCCCCGACGGCGACACCACCCCGGCCCTCCGGGCCCCGGCCGCCCAGGCCCCGGTCACCCCCGACGCCCTCGTCACCACCGGCGGCACCGAGTCCAACCAGCTCGCCCTCCTCCTCGCCCGCGAGAAGCACGGCCACGTCCAACTCGTCCAGGCCGAGGGCGCCCATCACTCCCTGCACCGCGCCACCTGGCTCCTGGGCCTCCCCGAACCGGTCACCGTGCCCGCCCCCGCCGGCACCATGGACATCGCCGCCCTGGACCAGGCCCTCACCGCCCTCACCGGCCCACCCGGCAGCCTCCTCGTCGCAGCCACCGCCGGCACCACCGACGCGGGCCTCATCGACCCGCTCCCCGAGATCGCCGACCTCTGCGAACTCCACGGCGCGCGCCTGCACATCGACGCCGCCTACGGCGGAGGCCTCCTCCTCAGCGACCGCCACCGCCCCCGCCTCGACGGCCTCGCCCGCGCCCACACCGTCACCCTCGACCTGC belongs to Streptomyces sp. V3I8 and includes:
- a CDS encoding aspartate aminotransferase family protein, whose protein sequence is MPVPHTPQRSAPPENRMSPLASGPHGQDTLRPLLDTVLDALGAGAAARGGPLPAGGPAEVAARLREALGDPLPDDGDEHALHTLVHALAAGAADPAHPLCTAHLHCPPLAVAAAADLAASVLNPSLDSWDQAPAASELEALVTRALAHEVYPPDGDTTPALRAPAAQAPVTPDALVTTGGTESNQLALLLAREKHGHVQLVQAEGAHHSLHRATWLLGLPEPVTVPAPAGTMDIAALDQALTALTGPPGSLLVAATAGTTDAGLIDPLPEIADLCELHGARLHIDAAYGGGLLLSDRHRPRLDGLARAHTVTLDLHKLGWQPVAAGILAVRDRDDLTALGHHADYLNADDDTEAGLPDLLGRSLRTSRRPDILKIAVTLKALGRRGLGALVDQVCARAAELAELIDHHPHLDLYDHPTISTVLFRPTGATDDTVAAVRRTLLTEGRAVLGRARPDGRLWLKATLLDPHTGPGDLAALLHLVELATVEGHTAR